One window of the Carassius auratus strain Wakin chromosome 20, ASM336829v1, whole genome shotgun sequence genome contains the following:
- the LOC113120818 gene encoding adhesion G-protein coupled receptor F1-like: MQIVRIKTQSGAGMLLFTALFIFSQTSYVASAEVTYWAEVMIEGNKTLNVAVHLPGLIGTVVDTTGVTVTDAEIAAECEIIGQNSTCWCGPDYVWSNLVCDTVNKCCNVDKCVANISYYTPLCLPKVNVSLIGVLTGSPSTVQTLLLNSFNVLNAFNSLTMEGSLYTGLNTYAHNFTVSLSSIFATPKVQGIISKLLTDRTIYSLSLKSLGMVYMEAPTGKVCYNSRQQLNCTSIEPMNKCVWQMSRDYEATLTLGPGSEVQLSDTCTDLSTVTLLKTNGYWSGTYICLFVSGNIAHMAMAPIQIALLPEVINVTSNPQTADCSASSSTTVSLLCSIENSTETYKATLKLGATEIVPPKDENNGIIKYKADFPVDCLAPGKPSSLEASCTIENSLNQLRNRTIRVPIIYPSDLFCAAQEIDGRKWPKTKNNETAIIDCTASGRQGLMKRKCNGKTWGEEISLCVKAVLNNVALTAQDFEKGLGATQDGARFIFQSLKNNTSEDNDNSFGDIKTAVSVFKTMNKASSNMALGEDLLEDFIDSASSMLNTSWEVGDKEETSTLASQYLSSVEGLMKSIRINASQGYNSTNIQLQICRNGSSCNRTVFNVDVELNATADMVKTVGLQSLANRLPNQGYEGATFPSIVVSSTVENNTQSSVNIRLAFPNEVNSKATMTCVFWNVTEQRWSDDGCEFVTGPGNLAYCECNHLTSFSMLMSKHAVSMPLLDELTYIGLGISICSLIVYIIIECLVWKAVVKSSLSHFRHTALLNISLCLLLADCSFLASSFPSILNETTCLVLVVAKHYFYLAMFFWMLCLSVMLVHQLIFVFSHIGKKVYMILGFTIGYVCPTVTVAVTYVYYDLASDIPYYSAKTCWLTYQSAMKGSIHAFLFPVGTIILVNMFSMGVVIATVLKPSGAESNKKGDKEAMKSIIKVVIFLTPVFGGTWILGLFVFLMDDFTQFLTYVVHYSFTIVNSLQGFFILLTGCFAEKRVRDEILRIVLGKSGKDQGTVTTTK; the protein is encoded by the exons ATGCAGATTGTAAG GATCAAGACACAGTCTGGTGCAGGAATGCTGCTTTTTACTGCGCTATTCATTTTTAGCCAA ACTTCATATGTGG CTTCCGCAGAGGTGACCTATTGGGCAGAGGTCATGATTGAAgggaataaaacattaaatgttgcAGTCCATCTGCCTGGACTTATTGGGACTGTTGTGGATACAACAGGGGTAACAGTCACAGATGCTGAAATAGCAGCAG AGTGTGAGATAATTGGCCAAAATTCAACATGCTGGTGTGGACCAGACTATGTTTGGAGCAATCTTGTGTGTGACACTGTAAATAAATGCTGCAATGTGGACAAATGTGTGGCAAATATTTCATACTACACTCCTCTGTGTCTGCCAAAAGTGAACG TTTCACTCATTGGTGTACTCACTGGGAGCCCCTCAACAGTCCAGACACTG CTGCTGAATTCTTTTAATGTGCTGAATGCCTTCAACTCATTGACAATGGAAGGCAGCCT ATATACAGGCTTAAATACGTACGCTCACAATTTCACAGTCTCTCTTAGTTCTATATTTGCCACCCCAAAAGTTCAAGGCATAATTTCTAAGCTGTTGACAGATCGCACCATTTACAGTCTCAGTCTTAAGTCACTAG gCATGGTATACATGGAGGCACCTACAGGAAAAGTGTGTTACAATTCAAGACAACAGCTGAACTGTACCAGTATAGAGCCTATGAACAAGTGTGTGTGGCAGATGTCCAGAGATTATGAAGCAACATTGACTCTAGGACCAGGGAGTGAAGTACAGCTGTCAGATACTTGTACAGATCTCTCTACAGTCACACTTCTAAAGACAAATGGATACTGGTCAG GAACATACATCTGCCTTTTTGTTAGTGGGAACATAGCTCACATGGCCATGGCTCCTATTCAGATTGCACTTCTGCCAGAGGTCATTAATGTGACAAGCAATCCACAAACTGCAGATTGTTCTGCATCATCATCCACCACAGTTAGCCTCTTATGTTCCATCGAAAACAGCACTGAAACCTACAAAGCCACGCTAAAACTCGGAGCTACTGAAATTGTACCTCCTAAAGACG agaacAATGGAATAATCAAGTATAAAGCAGATTTCCCTGTTGATTGTCTGGCACCAGGCAAACCAAGTTCACTTGAGGCCAGCTGCACTATAGAGAACTCTTTGAATCAGCTGCGAAATCGCACAATAAGAGTACCAATCATTTACC CCAGTGACCTGTTTTGTGCAGCGCAAGAAATTGATGGGAGAAAATGGCCAAAAACAAAGAATAATGAAACAGCCATTATAGATTGTACTGCATCAGGGAGACAGGGCTTAATGAAACGCAAATGCAACGGGAAAACATGGGGGGAAGAAATCTCTCTCTGTGTTAAAGCAGTCCTGAATAATGTAGCTTTGACAGCACAG GATTTTGAAAAAGGACTTGGAGCAACACAAGATGGTGCTCGGTTTATCTTTCAGAGCTTGAAAAATAACACATCTGAAGATAATGACAACAGTTTTGGTGACATTAAGACTGCTGTTTCTGTTTTCAAAACTATGAACAAAGCATCATCGAACATGGCACTTGGCGAGGACCTTCTTGAA GATTTCATCGACTCAGCTAGCAGCATGTTGAACACATCCTGGGAAGTGGGAGACAAAGAAGAGACCAGTACACTGGCTTCACAATATTTGTCTTCCGTAGAAGGCCTTATGAAAAGCATCCGTATAAATGCTAGTCAGGGCTACAACTCCACAAACATTCAGCTTCAGATCTGCCGAAATGGCAGCTCTTGCAACAGAACCGTTTTCAACGTGGACGTTGAGCTGAATGCCACAGCAGATATGGTGAAAACAGTAGGATTGCAGAGCTTGGCCAACCGCCTGCCAAATCAGGGCTACGAGGGTGCAACGTTTCCTAGCATAGTTGTATCCAGCACAGTTGAGAACAACACTCAGTCGTCTGTGAACATCAGACTGGCTTTTCCAAATGAAGTGAACAGCAAGGCCACGATGACCTGTGTTTTTTGGAACGTCACTGAGCAAAGATGGTCAGATGATGGCTGCGAATTCGTTACAGGCCCCGGCAACCTCGCCTACTGCGAATGCAACCATCTTACCTCCTTCTCCATGCTCATGTCTAAGCATGCAGTAAGCATGCCTTTACTAGATGAGCTCACGTATATCGGATTGGGAATCTCCATATGCTCTCTCATCGTATACATCATCATCGAGTGTTTGGTCTGGAAAGCCGTAGTCAAATCCAGCCTCTCCCATTTCCGGCACACTGCTCTCCTCAACATCTCTCTGTGTCTGCTTTTGGCCGACTGCAGCTTCTTAGCTTCCTCCTTCCCATCAATCCTAAATGAAACCACATGCCTTGTTTTGGTGGTGGCGAAGCATTACTTCTACCTTGCAATGTTCTTTTGGATGTTGTGTCTGAGCGTCATGTTGGTCCACCAGCTCATTTTCGTCTTCAGCCACATTGGGAAAAAGGTGTACATGATCCTCGGATTCACCATTGGTTACGTCTGTCCGACAGTGACTGTGGCTGTTACATATGTGTACTACGACCTAGCAAGTGACATTCCATACTACAGCGCCAAAACGTGCTGGCTCACCTATCAGTCAGCAATGAAGGGATCCATCCACGCATTTCTCTTCCCAGTCGGGACCATCATTCTGGTGAACATGTTTTCCATGGGAGTGGTCATTGCAACTGTTTTAAAGCCATCTGGAGCTGAGAGCAACAAAAAGGGAGACAAAGAAGCTATGAAGAGCATCATCAAAGTGGTTATCTTTCTCACGCCTGTTTTTGGTGGGACTTGGATTCTGGGGCTTTTTGTGTTTCTGATGGATGACTTTACACAGTTTCTTACATACGTAGTGCACTACTCGTTCACCATTGTCAACTCCCTGCAG GGCTTCTTCATCTTGTTGACAGGATGTTTTGCAGAAAAAAGG gTCCGAGATGAAATATTGAGAATAGTTCTTGGG AAATCTGGAAAAGATCAAGGAACAGTAAcaaccacaaaataa